In Candidatus Krumholzibacteriota bacterium, the following proteins share a genomic window:
- a CDS encoding 3-isopropylmalate dehydratase large subunit translates to MGMTMIQKILARAADRERVEVGEIVFARPHMILSHDNSAAILKIFRSMGGARVWDPRRVFIALDHAVPPPDAKKAMNHKQIREFVREQDIVNFYDCGEGICHQVLPENGHVIPGVVIYGSDSHTTTHGAIGAAGIPIGRTETASVWALGETWLRVPQTYRIVLDGELAPGVTPKDVVLHVIGDITADGATYKAVEFHGPVASGMSVGGRMTLCNMAAEMGAKAGMVPFDDVTGAWLEAAGVAGNYEPANPDGDAVYEKELVYDCRTIGPQVARPHKVDNVVPVAELGDTPIDVALLGTCTNGREEDLAQAAEVLEGRRIAPGVRLLVYPASRKTLDRIYESGVARTLLAAGAEIAVPACGPCLGAYGGVLAPGETAVSTANRNFKGRMGCKEETGIYLASPYTVAASAIAGRIVTAF, encoded by the coding sequence ATGGGCATGACGATGATCCAGAAGATCCTCGCCCGCGCGGCCGACCGGGAGCGCGTCGAGGTAGGGGAGATCGTGTTCGCCAGGCCGCACATGATCCTCTCGCACGACAACAGCGCCGCGATCCTCAAGATCTTCCGGTCGATGGGCGGCGCGCGCGTGTGGGATCCGCGACGGGTCTTCATCGCGCTCGACCACGCGGTGCCTCCCCCGGACGCAAAGAAGGCGATGAACCACAAGCAGATCCGCGAGTTCGTGAGAGAGCAGGACATCGTGAATTTCTACGACTGCGGCGAGGGGATCTGCCACCAGGTGCTGCCGGAGAACGGCCACGTGATCCCGGGCGTCGTCATCTACGGGAGCGATTCGCACACCACCACGCACGGCGCGATCGGCGCGGCGGGAATCCCGATCGGGCGGACGGAGACGGCGAGCGTCTGGGCCCTCGGCGAGACCTGGCTCCGCGTGCCGCAGACCTACCGGATCGTTCTCGACGGCGAACTCGCCCCCGGCGTCACGCCGAAGGACGTGGTTTTGCACGTGATCGGCGACATCACCGCGGACGGCGCGACGTACAAGGCCGTCGAGTTCCACGGCCCCGTGGCGAGCGGCATGAGCGTGGGCGGCAGGATGACCCTCTGCAACATGGCGGCCGAGATGGGCGCGAAGGCGGGGATGGTTCCCTTCGACGACGTCACCGGGGCGTGGCTCGAGGCCGCCGGCGTCGCCGGAAACTACGAGCCGGCGAATCCCGACGGGGACGCCGTCTACGAGAAGGAGCTCGTCTACGACTGCCGGACGATCGGGCCGCAGGTGGCCCGGCCGCACAAGGTCGACAACGTCGTGCCGGTGGCGGAGCTGGGAGACACGCCGATCGACGTCGCGCTCCTCGGCACCTGCACGAACGGGCGCGAGGAGGATCTCGCCCAGGCTGCCGAGGTGCTCGAGGGCAGGCGGATCGCGCCGGGGGTCCGGCTCCTCGTCTACCCGGCTTCCCGGAAGACGCTCGATCGCATCTACGAGAGCGGCGTGGCGAGGACGCTGCTCGCCGCCGGCGCGGAGATCGCTGTGCCCGCGTGCGGTCCCTGCCTCGGGGCCTACGGCGGCGTACTCGCGCCGGGGGAGACGGCCGTTTCCACGGCGAACAGGAACTTCAAGGGGCGGATGGGCTGCAAGGAGGAGACCGGGATCTACCTGGCGAGCCCGTACACGGTGGCCGCGTCGGCGATCGCCGGCAGGATCGTCACGGCGTTCTGA
- a CDS encoding 3-isopropylmalate dehydratase large subunit, with the protein MGKTIIEKILSNRAEKDVAPGDVVWIGIDIRTARDFGGANVVKNLKKYYDPPWVDDPERTFFTFDCNVPAKDIGYAENQQICRDFAKETGVRVFDVRAGIGSHVAIERGIGRPGEILVGTDSHLNIMGAIGCFGQGMGDRDIAYIWASGRNWFEVPASMRVRLDGTLSWPATAKDVALAVISRLGSAGALGKAIEFAGPGAEEMSLSGKITVASMATEMGAIAAFLPVNDSTLSWLKRRAGDDSLEPVVADGDADYVEEIAIDLGSLEPMAACPSSPANVKPVSAIAGTRIDTAIIASCTNGRFEDMVHAAAYLDGKRVKEGVTLKVVPATEEVYERMMREGILDIFVQAGALVSNPGCGGCASGQIGMVGRGEVQLSTSNRNFAGKQGKGDTYLVSPATAAASVVAGEIVSPASEPAPLPAFTPDEAFHGEPELTMISWRTGTRGSGKVRSKAAAASAGGCPAVIRGRARVIASGKKPMDDIDTDMIFHNKYLSITEIERMGEHTFETLDGYEGFAATVKPGDIIVAGGNFGCGSSRQQAVDCFISLGASIVVTASTGAIYKRNIINSGFPLLEVPGLAESGIEEGEELSIDFERGEITRADGTVVRGSRPTAVQLDICRAGGLFAYSGEGD; encoded by the coding sequence ATGGGCAAGACGATCATCGAGAAGATCCTCTCGAACCGCGCGGAAAAGGATGTCGCTCCCGGAGACGTCGTCTGGATCGGGATCGACATCCGGACCGCCCGCGATTTCGGGGGCGCGAACGTCGTCAAGAACCTGAAGAAGTACTACGATCCGCCCTGGGTCGACGATCCCGAGCGGACCTTCTTCACCTTCGACTGCAACGTGCCGGCGAAGGATATCGGGTATGCCGAGAACCAGCAGATCTGCCGCGATTTCGCGAAGGAGACCGGCGTGCGCGTCTTCGACGTCAGGGCCGGCATCGGTTCGCACGTGGCGATCGAGCGGGGTATCGGCCGTCCGGGCGAGATCCTCGTCGGCACCGACAGCCACCTGAACATCATGGGGGCGATCGGCTGTTTCGGACAGGGAATGGGCGACCGGGACATCGCCTACATCTGGGCGAGCGGCCGCAACTGGTTCGAGGTTCCCGCTTCGATGCGCGTGCGCCTCGACGGCACGCTCTCGTGGCCCGCGACGGCGAAGGACGTCGCCCTCGCCGTCATCAGCCGTCTCGGATCGGCCGGGGCGCTCGGCAAGGCGATCGAGTTCGCAGGGCCGGGGGCCGAGGAGATGAGCCTCTCCGGGAAGATCACCGTCGCCTCGATGGCCACCGAGATGGGCGCGATCGCCGCCTTCCTCCCGGTCAACGATTCGACGCTCTCCTGGCTCAAACGGCGCGCAGGCGATGATTCGCTCGAGCCCGTCGTCGCCGACGGCGACGCCGACTACGTCGAGGAGATCGCGATCGATCTCGGCTCCCTCGAGCCGATGGCCGCCTGCCCGTCGAGCCCGGCGAACGTGAAGCCGGTCTCCGCGATCGCCGGCACGCGCATCGATACGGCGATCATCGCTTCCTGCACGAACGGGCGCTTCGAGGACATGGTCCACGCGGCCGCCTATCTCGACGGGAAGCGCGTGAAGGAGGGGGTCACCCTCAAGGTCGTCCCCGCCACCGAGGAGGTCTACGAGCGGATGATGCGCGAGGGGATACTCGACATCTTCGTCCAAGCCGGCGCGCTCGTGAGCAATCCGGGATGCGGCGGCTGCGCATCGGGGCAGATCGGGATGGTCGGCAGGGGCGAGGTGCAGCTCAGCACGTCGAACCGCAATTTCGCCGGCAAGCAGGGGAAGGGCGACACGTACCTCGTGAGCCCGGCAACCGCGGCGGCCTCGGTCGTCGCCGGCGAGATCGTCTCGCCGGCAAGCGAGCCGGCGCCGCTTCCCGCATTCACGCCAGACGAGGCCTTCCACGGGGAGCCGGAGCTCACCATGATCTCCTGGCGGACTGGAACGCGGGGATCGGGGAAGGTCAGGTCGAAGGCCGCGGCGGCAAGCGCCGGCGGATGCCCGGCCGTGATACGCGGCCGAGCGCGGGTCATCGCCTCGGGCAAGAAGCCGATGGACGACATCGACACCGACATGATCTTCCACAACAAGTATCTCTCGATCACGGAGATCGAACGGATGGGCGAACACACCTTCGAGACGCTCGACGGCTACGAGGGATTCGCCGCCACGGTGAAGCCCGGCGACATCATCGTCGCCGGCGGCAATTTCGGCTGCGGCTCGTCCCGCCAGCAGGCCGTCGACTGCTTCATCTCGCTCGGCGCGTCGATCGTCGTGACCGCCTCGACGGGCGCCATCTACAAGCGGAACATCATCAATTCCGGGTTCCCGCTCCTCGAGGTTCCCGGCCTCGCCGAGTCCGGGATCGAGGAGGGGGAGGAGCTCTCCATCGATTTCGAACGGGGCGAGATCACGCGCGCCGACGGCACGGTCGTCCGGGGAAGCCGGCCGACCGCGGTGCAGCTCGACATCTGCCGGGCGGGCGGTCTCTTCGCCTACTCGGGGGAGGGTGACTGA
- a CDS encoding isocitrate/isopropylmalate dehydrogenase family protein: protein MYRIAWLPGDGVGNDVMEAARIVLDTLKLDAEYIHGDIGWEFWKSEGNPLPERTLKLCRETDCALFGAITSKPRDEAAAELDPSLAGKGLVYSSPIVGLRQRFDLHTNLRPCKAFAGNPLNYKDDIDLVIFRENTEGLYAGVEFHPVDDELKSMIDAKHKKFHRFMEVPGDDMAISMRIFTKKGCERIVRAAFEYAKKTGRPTVTVVEKPNVIRETSGMMVRVAREVAKEYAGIELWETNVDAMCMWLVKNPENYSVLVSSNMFGDIISDLAAQLVGGLGFASSANIGDGYAVFEPTHGSAPKYAGIYKVNPMAMLLTTRLMLEWLDEKKMAGRLERSIAKVIADGTVRTYDMGGDNTTLEVAEEVARNL, encoded by the coding sequence ATGTACAGGATCGCGTGGCTTCCCGGTGACGGTGTCGGAAACGACGTGATGGAGGCGGCCAGGATCGTCCTCGACACGCTGAAGCTCGACGCCGAATACATCCACGGCGACATAGGCTGGGAATTCTGGAAGTCGGAAGGGAACCCGCTTCCCGAGCGGACGCTCAAGCTCTGCCGGGAGACCGATTGCGCCCTCTTCGGGGCGATCACCTCCAAGCCGCGGGACGAGGCCGCGGCCGAGCTCGATCCCTCCCTCGCCGGGAAGGGCCTCGTGTATTCGAGCCCGATCGTCGGGCTGCGCCAGCGATTCGATCTCCACACCAACCTCCGCCCGTGCAAGGCCTTCGCGGGCAATCCGCTCAACTACAAGGACGACATCGACCTGGTGATCTTCCGCGAGAACACCGAGGGGCTCTATGCCGGCGTGGAGTTCCACCCCGTCGACGACGAGCTCAAGTCGATGATCGACGCGAAGCACAAGAAGTTCCACCGGTTCATGGAGGTCCCGGGCGACGACATGGCCATCTCCATGCGGATCTTCACGAAAAAGGGGTGCGAGCGGATCGTCCGCGCCGCCTTCGAGTACGCGAAGAAGACGGGGCGCCCGACGGTGACGGTCGTCGAGAAACCCAACGTGATCCGGGAGACGAGCGGGATGATGGTGCGCGTCGCGCGCGAGGTGGCGAAGGAGTACGCCGGTATCGAGCTCTGGGAGACCAATGTCGACGCGATGTGCATGTGGCTCGTCAAGAATCCCGAGAACTACAGCGTTCTCGTCTCCTCTAACATGTTCGGCGACATCATCAGCGATCTCGCCGCGCAGCTGGTCGGCGGGCTCGGCTTCGCCTCCTCGGCGAATATCGGCGACGGGTACGCCGTCTTCGAGCCGACGCACGGGTCGGCGCCGAAGTATGCCGGCATCTACAAGGTCAACCCGATGGCGATGCTCTTGACGACGCGCCTCATGCTCGAGTGGCTCGACGAGAAGAAGATGGCCGGTCGACTGGAACGGTCGATCGCGAAGGTGATCGCGGACGGCACGGTCCGCACCTACGACATGGGCGGCGACAACACGACGCTCGAGGTCGCCGAGGAAGTCGCCCGAAACCTGTAA
- a CDS encoding NADP-dependent malic enzyme yields MGDRLSKEELLAKAKKPGEDAMKLHPFYRGKVEIMPKSCIRNFDDFAIWYTPGVAKPCLDIRDNPEKVFEHTNKANFVAVVSDGTRVLGLGDIGPEAGIPVMEGKALLFKYLGGVDAFPICVDTKDPDEIIDFVLKLQPVFGGVNLEDISQPKCFRVLNELREKARIPVWHDDQQGTAAVTVAGLINAVKIVGKDMAKIKVTMVGAGAANICIARMIMLAGVTPGNILMCDSKGILHEGREELKEKYKEKWEMCQKTNAGNRAGDVPDAIAEADVLIALSKPGPDTIKKEWISTMAKDAVVFVCANPIPEIWPWEAKEAGARIVATGRSDFPNQVNNSLGFPAIFRGTLDVMAKTITDEMCIAAAEELAKCAEDRGLREDYLIPTMDEWDVYPREAASVGRKAIEQGVARIDLTWDQLFSMAETKIKRAREAFHCLQDNGFVKLPED; encoded by the coding sequence ATGGGCGACCGCTTGAGCAAGGAAGAGCTTCTCGCGAAGGCCAAGAAGCCCGGCGAGGACGCGATGAAGCTTCATCCGTTCTACCGGGGCAAAGTCGAAATCATGCCGAAGAGCTGCATCCGCAACTTCGACGACTTCGCCATCTGGTACACTCCCGGCGTCGCCAAGCCGTGCCTCGACATCCGCGACAATCCCGAAAAGGTCTTCGAGCACACGAACAAGGCCAATTTCGTCGCCGTCGTCTCCGACGGGACGCGCGTGCTCGGCCTCGGGGACATCGGCCCCGAGGCGGGGATCCCCGTGATGGAGGGCAAGGCGCTCCTCTTCAAGTATCTCGGCGGCGTCGACGCCTTCCCGATCTGCGTCGACACGAAGGATCCCGACGAGATCATCGATTTCGTGCTGAAGCTCCAGCCGGTCTTCGGCGGCGTGAACCTCGAGGATATCTCCCAGCCCAAATGCTTCCGCGTTCTCAACGAACTCCGCGAAAAGGCCCGCATCCCGGTCTGGCACGACGACCAGCAGGGAACGGCGGCGGTGACGGTCGCCGGCCTCATCAACGCCGTCAAGATCGTCGGCAAGGACATGGCCAAGATCAAGGTGACCATGGTAGGCGCGGGCGCGGCGAACATCTGCATCGCCCGGATGATCATGCTCGCCGGGGTCACGCCGGGCAACATCCTCATGTGCGATTCGAAGGGGATCCTCCACGAGGGACGCGAGGAGCTCAAGGAGAAATACAAGGAGAAGTGGGAGATGTGCCAGAAGACGAACGCCGGGAACCGCGCCGGGGACGTTCCCGACGCGATCGCGGAAGCGGACGTCCTCATCGCACTCTCCAAGCCAGGTCCCGACACCATCAAGAAGGAGTGGATCTCCACGATGGCGAAGGATGCGGTCGTCTTCGTCTGCGCGAACCCGATCCCCGAGATCTGGCCCTGGGAGGCCAAGGAGGCGGGAGCGCGCATCGTCGCCACCGGGCGGAGCGACTTCCCCAACCAGGTCAACAACTCGCTCGGTTTTCCCGCGATCTTCCGGGGGACGCTCGATGTGATGGCGAAAACGATCACCGACGAGATGTGCATCGCGGCGGCCGAGGAGCTGGCGAAGTGCGCCGAGGACCGCGGGCTGCGAGAGGATTACCTCATTCCCACGATGGACGAGTGGGACGTGTATCCTCGCGAGGCGGCCTCGGTCGGACGCAAGGCGATCGAGCAGGGCGTCGCGAGGATCGACCTGACATGGGACCAGCTCTTCTCGATGGCGGAAACGAAGATCAAGCGCGCGCGAGAGGCGTTCCACTGCCTGCAGGACAACGGCTTCGTCAAGTTGCCCGAAGACTGA
- a CDS encoding 2-oxoacid:acceptor oxidoreductase family protein: MNRYEVRLSGSGGQGLILAGKILAEAVAIYDGRNAVQTQSYGPEARGGASKAEVVISDGEIDYPKAIELDVLLALTQESCGKYACDLKTGGILIVDSDWVNQLPDGDFRVFSAPIGRIAVERVGKAVVTNIVALGILTRLSGAATEESVRKAIRARVPRGTEEINMKAFDEGVKVAAGLLDTPGN, translated from the coding sequence ATGAACAGGTACGAAGTCCGTTTGAGCGGTTCCGGGGGTCAGGGCCTGATCCTCGCGGGAAAGATCCTTGCCGAGGCGGTCGCCATCTACGACGGGCGGAACGCCGTGCAGACGCAGAGTTACGGGCCGGAGGCGCGCGGCGGCGCCTCGAAGGCCGAAGTCGTCATCAGCGACGGCGAGATCGATTATCCCAAGGCGATCGAGCTCGACGTCCTGCTCGCCCTCACGCAGGAGTCGTGCGGCAAGTACGCGTGCGATCTGAAGACGGGCGGCATCCTCATCGTGGATTCGGACTGGGTCAACCAGCTTCCCGACGGGGACTTCCGCGTCTTCAGCGCGCCGATCGGCCGGATCGCCGTCGAACGGGTCGGCAAGGCGGTCGTGACGAACATCGTCGCCCTCGGCATCCTGACGAGGCTTTCCGGGGCAGCCACCGAGGAATCGGTGCGCAAGGCGATCCGTGCCCGCGTTCCCCGGGGGACCGAGGAGATCAACATGAAGGCCTTCGACGAGGGGGTCAAGGTCGCCGCGGGCCTTCTCGATACGCCGGGCAACTAG
- a CDS encoding 2-oxoacid:ferredoxin oxidoreductase subunit beta, whose translation MFDYFPYLREWNFPHIWCAGCGDGIALKALIRAMDALGFSRDDSVMVSGIGCSSRTPGYVDINTLHTTHGRALPFATGIKHANPDLNVVVITGDGDATAIGGNHYIHAARRNINLTVLLYNNYIYGMTGGQCSPTTPRGYKASTAPYGNLEPPFNTSGLAIAAGASFVARGDVYNARKLEGYIKKALQKKGLSIVEILTPCPTAFGRRNRIPSPVKLMEWLRDTCVDVKKYEQMTEEERRGKIRTGILCDIEKPEFTSEYARLIEQCRTEGA comes from the coding sequence ATGTTCGACTACTTCCCCTACCTTCGCGAGTGGAACTTCCCGCACATCTGGTGCGCGGGATGCGGCGACGGGATCGCGCTCAAGGCGCTGATCCGGGCGATGGACGCCCTCGGCTTCTCGCGCGACGATTCGGTGATGGTCTCCGGCATCGGCTGTTCCAGCAGGACGCCGGGTTACGTCGACATCAACACGCTGCATACGACCCACGGGCGCGCGCTTCCGTTCGCCACGGGGATCAAGCACGCGAATCCCGACCTGAACGTCGTGGTCATCACCGGCGACGGCGACGCGACGGCGATCGGCGGCAACCATTACATCCACGCGGCGCGGCGCAACATCAACCTCACCGTGCTCCTCTACAACAACTACATCTACGGCATGACCGGCGGCCAGTGCTCGCCCACGACGCCCCGCGGCTACAAGGCCTCGACGGCGCCCTACGGCAACCTCGAGCCCCCCTTCAACACCTCGGGGCTCGCCATCGCGGCCGGCGCTTCCTTCGTCGCCCGCGGCGACGTCTACAACGCCCGGAAGCTCGAGGGATACATCAAGAAGGCCCTCCAGAAGAAGGGCCTCTCGATCGTCGAGATCCTCACGCCCTGCCCCACCGCCTTCGGCCGGCGCAACAGGATCCCGAGCCCCGTGAAGCTGATGGAATGGCTTCGGGATACCTGCGTGGACGTCAAGAAGTACGAGCAGATGACCGAGGAGGAGCGGCGGGGCAAGATCCGCACGGGCATCCTCTGCGACATCGAGAAACCGGAATTCACCTCCGAGTACGCGAGGCTCATCGAGCAGTGCAGGACGGAAGGCGCATGA
- a CDS encoding 2-oxoacid:acceptor oxidoreductase subunit alpha — MMQGNHACAAGALAAGCRFFAGYPITPSSEIAEILSAKLPVIGGKFIQMEDEIASMAAAIGGSLAGIKSMTATSGPGFSLKQENIGFACMAEIPVVIVNVMRGGPSTGMPTLPAQMDVQQARWGTHGDHNIIVLAASSAQETFEQTIRAFNLAETYMTPVILLIDEIVGHSTEKVVLPDPDTIETVSRRTPDVPPDEYQPYRVTEDCRPVLAPFGTGYRYHVTGLCHDETGFPTNDSKEIEQLIHRLNDKIEHHRLEIIDYREDGLDDAEIVLFAYGSVARAARSAVATCRADGIKAGLLEPRVLWPFPDEKILELAGRAQAFLVPEMNLGQMAREVDRASRGAVVHRLNRVDGNPIPPGDIVRKIKEVV, encoded by the coding sequence ATGATGCAGGGCAATCACGCCTGCGCCGCCGGAGCGCTCGCCGCCGGTTGCCGATTCTTCGCGGGATATCCGATCACGCCGTCGTCGGAGATCGCCGAGATCCTTTCCGCGAAGCTCCCCGTCATCGGCGGGAAATTCATCCAGATGGAGGACGAGATCGCCTCGATGGCGGCCGCCATCGGCGGGTCGCTCGCCGGCATCAAGAGCATGACGGCGACCTCCGGCCCCGGTTTCAGCCTCAAGCAGGAGAACATCGGGTTCGCCTGCATGGCCGAGATCCCCGTCGTCATCGTCAACGTGATGCGCGGCGGGCCGAGCACGGGGATGCCCACGCTTCCGGCCCAGATGGACGTGCAGCAGGCGCGTTGGGGCACCCACGGCGATCACAACATCATCGTTCTCGCGGCGAGCTCCGCCCAGGAGACCTTCGAACAGACCATACGCGCCTTCAATCTCGCGGAGACGTACATGACGCCGGTCATCCTGCTCATCGACGAGATCGTGGGCCACAGCACGGAGAAGGTCGTCCTCCCCGATCCCGACACGATAGAGACGGTCTCGAGGCGAACCCCCGACGTGCCTCCGGACGAGTACCAGCCGTACCGCGTCACGGAGGACTGCCGTCCCGTCCTCGCCCCGTTCGGCACGGGATACCGGTATCACGTGACGGGGCTCTGCCACGACGAGACCGGGTTCCCGACGAACGACTCGAAGGAGATCGAGCAGCTGATCCACCGCCTGAACGACAAGATCGAGCATCACCGCCTCGAGATCATCGATTACCGCGAGGACGGTCTCGACGACGCGGAGATCGTACTCTTCGCCTACGGATCGGTGGCGCGCGCGGCGAGAAGCGCGGTGGCGACCTGCCGGGCGGACGGGATCAAAGCCGGGCTCCTCGAGCCGCGCGTGCTCTGGCCCTTCCCCGACGAGAAGATCCTCGAGCTCGCCGGGCGGGCGCAGGCGTTCCTCGTGCCCGAAATGAACCTCGGCCAGATGGCGAGGGAGGTCGATCGCGCCTCGCGCGGCGCCGTCGTGCATCGTCTCAACCGCGTGGACGGGAATCCCATCCCTCCCGGGGACATCGTCCGGAAGATAAAGGAGGTGGTCTGA
- a CDS encoding 4Fe-4S binding protein produces the protein MADQKPASRKPAVIRVVPEWCKGCEICVAFCPKNVLEMENGTVKVARPDDCIKCMLCELRCPDFAITVE, from the coding sequence ATGGCCGATCAGAAGCCGGCTTCCAGGAAGCCGGCGGTCATCAGGGTCGTACCGGAATGGTGCAAGGGTTGCGAGATCTGCGTTGCGTTCTGTCCGAAGAACGTGCTCGAGATGGAAAACGGCACGGTGAAGGTGGCCCGGCCCGATGACTGCATCAAGTGCATGCTCTGCGAGCTGCGCTGTCCGGATTTTGCGATAACTGTCGAGTGA
- a CDS encoding S9 family peptidase codes for MKRRFVPLASALVVFCAVVATAAGIERREEGNLVIEGIPDIPGRIVERMRQYNNTRSAGLIDWDAEGSGLYVSTRFGETSQIHYVARAGGARSQLTFFDEPVSGAAVCPDPFRPGFLFAKDVGGGENYQIFRFDRQTGVSTMLTDGESRNGGQVWSNRGDRFAFYSTKRNGRDWDILVASPDSPEEARPVVAEGGVWYPVEWSPDDTRLIVGRYVSANESYAYVLDVESGALAAIAPSTGPVAFGNAVWSQDGDAVFFSSDEETEFKKLRRWDVAAERSTVITGDIDWDVEGLAISPAAGMIAFTANEDGIDQLYLLDTETLARERIDEAPTGLIGRLRFDPAGERLAFTVYEATSPGDVFVLRIADRSIERWTESEVGGLDTGRFVSPELVRYPTFDETNGARRTIPAFYYRPEGEGPFPVVVDIHGGPEGQERPRFDPRVQYLANELGIAVLAPNVRGSSGYGKTYLALDNGFKREDSVRDIGALLDWIEARPELDASRVCVMGGSYGGYMVYAAMEHYNDRLRAGIDVVGISNFVTFLENTREYRRDLRRVEYGDERDPEMRAFLEKISPTTNAHLITKPMLIVQGLNDPRVPASEAEQMLAAIRANGGEAWYLLARDEGHGFRKKTNRDRYVHSVILFLETWMLD; via the coding sequence GTGAAGAGACGTTTCGTTCCCCTGGCGTCCGCGCTCGTCGTGTTCTGCGCGGTCGTCGCCACCGCCGCCGGAATCGAGCGGCGGGAAGAGGGCAACCTCGTCATCGAGGGGATCCCCGACATACCCGGGCGCATCGTCGAACGGATGCGCCAGTACAACAACACGCGCTCGGCCGGATTGATCGACTGGGACGCCGAGGGTTCGGGGCTCTACGTCTCGACGCGCTTCGGTGAGACGTCGCAGATCCACTACGTCGCCCGCGCGGGCGGCGCACGGAGCCAGCTCACCTTCTTCGACGAGCCGGTGAGCGGCGCCGCCGTTTGTCCCGATCCGTTCAGGCCGGGCTTCCTCTTCGCAAAGGACGTCGGCGGCGGCGAGAATTACCAGATCTTCCGGTTCGACCGCCAGACCGGCGTCTCCACGATGCTCACCGACGGGGAATCCCGCAACGGGGGACAGGTCTGGTCGAACCGCGGCGACCGCTTCGCCTTTTACAGCACGAAACGGAACGGCCGGGACTGGGACATCCTCGTCGCCTCGCCCGACAGCCCGGAGGAGGCGCGGCCCGTCGTCGCGGAGGGCGGCGTGTGGTACCCGGTCGAGTGGTCTCCCGACGACACCCGGCTCATCGTCGGCCGCTACGTCTCCGCGAACGAATCCTACGCGTACGTCCTCGATGTCGAGTCGGGCGCTCTCGCGGCGATCGCGCCGTCGACCGGGCCCGTGGCGTTCGGGAATGCGGTGTGGTCGCAGGACGGCGACGCGGTCTTCTTCTCCTCCGACGAGGAAACCGAATTCAAGAAGCTCCGGCGCTGGGATGTCGCGGCCGAACGCTCGACCGTCATCACGGGGGACATCGACTGGGACGTCGAGGGGCTGGCGATCTCGCCGGCGGCCGGCATGATCGCCTTCACGGCGAACGAGGACGGCATCGACCAACTGTACCTCCTCGACACGGAGACGCTCGCCCGCGAGCGGATCGACGAGGCGCCGACGGGCCTCATCGGCCGTCTTCGTTTCGACCCGGCGGGCGAGCGGCTCGCCTTCACGGTCTACGAGGCGACCTCGCCGGGCGACGTCTTCGTCCTGCGGATCGCCGACCGCTCGATCGAACGCTGGACCGAGAGCGAGGTCGGCGGCCTGGATACCGGCCGTTTCGTATCGCCCGAGCTCGTCCGGTACCCGACCTTCGACGAGACGAACGGGGCGCGCCGGACGATCCCCGCCTTCTACTACCGGCCGGAGGGGGAGGGTCCCTTCCCCGTCGTCGTCGATATACACGGCGGTCCCGAGGGACAGGAGCGGCCGCGATTCGACCCTCGGGTCCAGTATCTCGCGAACGAGCTCGGCATCGCCGTCCTCGCCCCGAACGTCCGCGGATCGAGCGGTTACGGCAAGACCTACCTCGCGCTCGACAACGGGTTCAAGCGGGAGGACTCGGTGCGCGACATCGGCGCGCTTCTCGACTGGATCGAGGCGCGTCCCGAGCTCGACGCCTCGCGCGTCTGCGTCATGGGCGGCTCCTACGGCGGGTACATGGTCTACGCGGCCATGGAGCACTACAACGACCGGCTTCGCGCCGGGATCGACGTCGTCGGCATCAGCAATTTCGTCACCTTCCTCGAGAACACGAGGGAGTACCGGCGCGACCTCAGGCGCGTCGAGTACGGGGACGAGCGCGACCCGGAAATGCGCGCGTTTCTCGAGAAGATCTCCCCGACGACGAACGCGCATCTCATCACGAAACCGATGCTGATCGTCCAGGGGCTCAACGACCCGCGGGTGCCCGCTTCCGAGGCGGAGCAGATGCTCGCGGCGATCCGGGCGAACGGGGGAGAGGCCTGGTACCTTCTGGCGCGGGACGAGGGCCACGGCTTCCGCAAGAAGACGAACCGCGACCGATACGTCCATTCCGTGATACTCTTTCTCGAGACCTGGATGCTCGACTGA